A DNA window from Tenuifilaceae bacterium CYCD contains the following coding sequences:
- a CDS encoding exodeoxyribonuclease 7 large subunit: MNNNVRFSLFELNNLVKESIAKLLPDTYWVVAEISEVNEHPSGHCYLELIQKDENSDNVKAKARANIWSYTYRMLKPYFETMTNRPLSRGMKILVNTQVVFHELYGYSLNIIDIEPGYTLGDIELKRRETINRLIADGVMAMNKEQELDILPKRVAIISSPTAAGLQDFVNQLSNNPYRYTFEHKVFPSIMQGEEAEKSIINSLANIYDSIGNFDVVVIVRGGGAQTDLSCFDSYQLASNVAQFPLPIIAGIGHDKDISVVDMVANTSVKTPTAVAEFLISKFIEAEALATDLTNQLSDITNQIIDSEKELLNNTEIKFQYYCSSVISGNIRKIESLYRKIPFLSKDIIENNRESTQVAQTKVALSIQSILNLQQQTVNKNNIKLKSLLPQKIQSEKLKHSHWSQTIHNLNPENLLQKGYSITYYNGKVLKDNNSVAIGEEVKIKLNKGLIFGNIVRKEA; encoded by the coding sequence ATGAACAACAACGTCAGATTTTCACTTTTTGAACTAAACAACCTAGTAAAAGAATCAATTGCAAAATTGCTTCCGGATACTTATTGGGTTGTTGCAGAGATTAGCGAGGTTAACGAGCATCCATCGGGTCATTGCTACCTTGAACTAATTCAAAAGGACGAAAACTCCGACAATGTGAAAGCCAAAGCCCGTGCCAATATTTGGAGCTATACATACCGGATGCTAAAGCCATACTTCGAAACAATGACCAATAGGCCATTGTCCAGAGGAATGAAGATTCTGGTCAACACGCAAGTTGTGTTTCACGAACTATATGGCTACAGTTTAAACATTATTGATATTGAACCTGGCTATACGCTCGGAGATATTGAACTGAAACGACGCGAAACCATTAACAGATTAATTGCTGATGGGGTTATGGCGATGAACAAAGAACAGGAACTCGATATTCTTCCAAAAAGAGTTGCCATCATATCTTCGCCAACTGCTGCCGGTTTACAGGATTTCGTAAATCAACTATCCAACAATCCGTATCGTTACACATTTGAGCACAAGGTTTTTCCATCTATAATGCAGGGCGAAGAAGCCGAAAAATCCATAATTAACTCTCTAGCAAACATCTATGATTCTATTGGTAATTTTGATGTAGTGGTAATTGTACGAGGAGGGGGTGCCCAAACAGATCTATCGTGCTTTGACTCCTACCAGCTTGCTTCGAACGTTGCCCAATTTCCCTTACCAATAATTGCAGGCATTGGCCACGACAAGGATATTTCAGTTGTAGATATGGTCGCAAACACATCTGTTAAGACACCAACCGCAGTTGCAGAGTTTTTAATTTCAAAATTTATTGAGGCTGAAGCGCTTGCCACAGACTTAACAAATCAACTATCAGACATCACAAACCAGATTATTGATTCCGAAAAGGAATTACTAAACAATACAGAGATAAAATTCCAATACTACTGTTCATCAGTCATATCGGGAAACATAAGAAAAATTGAGAGCCTTTACAGGAAAATTCCTTTCTTATCGAAAGATATTATTGAGAATAATCGAGAAAGTACTCAAGTTGCTCAAACAAAAGTTGCTCTTTCAATACAATCAATCCTAAATCTGCAACAACAAACAGTCAACAAGAATAATATAAAATTGAAAAGTTTGTTGCCTCAAAAAATACAATCCGAAAAACTTAAGCATAGCCATTGGAGTCAAACAATACACAATCTGAACCCTGAAAATCTTCTTCAGAAAGGATATTCAATTACATATTACAATGGAAAAGTTTTAAAGGACAATAATTCCGTGGCAATTGGCGAAGAGGTTAAAATAAAACTCAACAAAGGACTCATATTTGGGAACATAGTTCGAAAAGAAGCGTAA
- a CDS encoding serine protease, with product MRHIGIIGALLVISTLNITTQAQDKYFVKFKDKNNSPYSIENPSEFLSQRSIERRTKQGISITTNDLPVNPDYLQQIKNTGASVNFQLKWFNGATITITNSNQLTAIQRLSFVESTEKIYQSGAKGYELEVDVQDTKPFNRKRQTPDELNYGNSSTQIKMMNGHILHNNGFMGDGIQIAVLDAGFLNVDTHPVFDSLRTKGRILGTKDFVNSNSNIYEEHYHGMMVLSTMGGYLDGQLIGTAPHAKYWLIRTENADVEQIYEEYCWAAGAEFADSVGADIINTSLGYTTFDITAQSHNFNDLNGTSTPITKATNYASSTGMVVVVSAGNDGDSSWYYISAPADSPNVLTVGAVDNAREKASFSSFGPTYDGRIKPDVCAMGQSAVVANTTGVIGTANGTSFSSPIMAGMVACLWECKPNLKASEIIQLVKTSGSQFQSPNNSIGYGIPDFAVATKIGENIKSKNLLGIFPNPFNNSINIVLPEDTPQYVECTVYSISGSEILTEIKYVTENTFELNIPQHLSKGNYLIKAKTESNTYIGKCVKI from the coding sequence ATGAGACATATCGGGATAATTGGTGCTCTGCTTGTCATATCTACCTTGAATATTACAACCCAAGCTCAAGATAAGTACTTTGTAAAATTCAAAGACAAAAACAACTCTCCATATTCCATTGAGAATCCTTCGGAATTTCTATCACAAAGATCAATTGAACGGAGAACAAAACAAGGAATAAGTATTACAACGAATGATCTCCCGGTCAACCCAGATTACTTACAGCAAATAAAAAATACCGGAGCATCGGTTAATTTCCAATTGAAATGGTTTAACGGTGCAACTATAACAATAACTAATAGCAATCAACTTACAGCAATTCAAAGGTTATCGTTTGTTGAAAGCACAGAAAAGATTTACCAATCTGGAGCAAAAGGATATGAACTTGAAGTTGATGTTCAGGACACGAAACCCTTCAATAGAAAAAGACAAACTCCAGATGAGTTAAACTACGGAAATTCATCAACTCAAATTAAAATGATGAACGGCCATATTCTGCATAACAATGGGTTCATGGGTGATGGAATACAAATTGCAGTTCTCGATGCAGGATTTCTAAATGTTGATACTCATCCCGTTTTCGATAGCCTCAGAACCAAAGGAAGAATCCTCGGAACAAAAGATTTTGTCAATTCCAACTCAAACATCTACGAGGAACATTACCATGGAATGATGGTACTTTCCACCATGGGGGGATATCTAGATGGGCAACTCATCGGCACAGCACCTCACGCAAAATACTGGCTAATAAGAACCGAAAATGCAGATGTTGAACAAATATACGAAGAATACTGCTGGGCCGCAGGAGCCGAATTTGCCGACAGCGTTGGTGCCGATATAATAAACACATCGTTAGGCTACACAACATTTGATATCACAGCACAAAGTCACAACTTCAACGACCTAAACGGCACTTCAACTCCAATAACCAAGGCAACTAATTATGCATCATCCACAGGAATGGTTGTAGTTGTTAGTGCTGGCAACGATGGTGATTCTTCATGGTACTATATCTCTGCACCAGCGGATTCTCCAAATGTACTTACTGTTGGAGCAGTTGATAATGCTAGGGAAAAGGCATCATTCAGTTCATTCGGGCCTACCTACGATGGCAGAATAAAACCCGATGTTTGCGCAATGGGGCAATCGGCCGTTGTTGCCAATACAACAGGAGTAATTGGAACTGCTAACGGAACATCCTTCTCATCGCCTATAATGGCCGGGATGGTTGCATGTTTATGGGAATGCAAGCCGAATCTAAAGGCCTCAGAAATAATTCAACTTGTTAAAACAAGCGGAAGCCAATTCCAGTCGCCCAACAACAGTATTGGATACGGAATTCCAGACTTTGCCGTAGCAACTAAAATTGGAGAGAATATTAAAAGCAAAAATCTGCTTGGCATATTCCCAAACCCATTCAACAATTCTATAAATATCGTTTTGCCTGAAGATACACCCCAATACGTTGAATGTACTGTTTATTCTATTTCGGGATCAGAAATACTTACAGAGATAAAATATGTAACTGAAAATACTTTTGAATTAAATATTCCACAACACTTGTCCAAAGGAAACTACTTGATAAAGGCCAAAACGGAATCGAACACATACATTGGGAAATGCGTTAAAATTTAA